A stretch of Oncorhynchus gorbuscha isolate QuinsamMale2020 ecotype Even-year linkage group LG24, OgorEven_v1.0, whole genome shotgun sequence DNA encodes these proteins:
- the gdf6b gene encoding growth/differentiation factor 6-B: MDFYQITTFYAVLTCVWDLPCFQSFTIFLPSASKSSKVPKVFDGREAKYFKDIYSSSSSSSSNERYYKGGFKDSVEPHDYMLSIYKTFSTAEKLGLNASFFRSSKAANTIASFVDIGQDDLPLSPLRRQQYLFDVSTLSDRAEVLGAELRIYTKVSGNFRMSEMEPVDIQLLSCRSQQLLDSRTLDLQESHRPRWEVLDVWEIFKDRDHLTQGSQFCLEVKAMLDNTERELDLHHLGFHRNGRSQQKKAILVVFTRSKKRQTLFSERREGRTLIGHGEKGKERGPRSNSKASRRRRTAILKNRHGKRHGKKSKSRCSKKPLHVNFRELGWDDWIIAPLDYEAYHCEGVCDFPLRSHLEPTNHAIIQTLMNSMNPSNMPPSCCAPSKLSPISILYIDSGNNVVYKQYEDMVVESCGCR, from the exons ATGGATTTCTATCAAATAACCACATTTTACGCGGTCCTCACATGTGTATGGGATTTACCATGTTTTCAATCATTTACTATTTTCCTTCCGTCTGCCTCAAAGAGCAGCAAGGTCCCGAAAGTATTTGATGGACGAGAGGCAAAATATTTCAAAGATAtctactcatcatcatcatcgtcatcatcaaaTGAGCGGTATTACAAGGGTGGGTTCAAAGATTCAGTTGAACCACACGACTACATGCTTTCAATTTACAAGACTTTCTCTACAGCCGAAAAATTGGGGCTGAACGCAAGTTTCTTTCGGTCGTCAAAAGCAGCTAACACTATAGCAAGTTTTGTGGACATCGGCCAAG ATGACCTCCCACTCTCCCCTTTGCGAAGACAGCAGTATCTGTTTGACGTCTCAACCCTCTCAGACAGAGCCGAGGTGCTGGGGGCTGAGTTGAGGATATACACCAAAGTGTCTGGGAATTTCAGGATGTCGGAAATGGAGCCAGTGGACATTCAGCTACTCTCCTGCCGCTCTCAGCAGCTGCTGGATTCCAGAACGTTGGATCTTCAGGAGTCCCATCGGCCCAGATGGGAGGTGCTGGATGTGTGGGAAATATTTAAGGACAGGGATCACCTCACACAGGGGAGCCAGTTCTGTCTGGAGGTCAAGGCCATGCTGGACAACACTGAGAGGGAACTTGACTTGCATCATCTGGGCTTTCACAGAAATGGTCGCTCACAACAAAAGAAGGCCATTTTAGTGGTGTTCACCAGGTCCAAGAAGAGACAGACCCTTTTCAgtgaaaggagagaaggaaggacatTGATTGGCCATGGGgaaaaggggaaagagaggggcccTCGTTCTAATTCCAAAGCCAGCCGGAGACGCAGGACGGCGATATTGAAGAATCGCCATGGGAAGAGGCATGGCAAAAAGTCAAAATCGAGATGCAGCAAGAAGCCGTTGCATGTGAACTTCAGAGAGCTGGGCTGGGACGATTGGATCATCGCTCCTCTGGATTACGAGGCGTACcactgtgagggtgtgtgtgactTTCCTCTGAGGTCACATCTAGAGCCCACAAACCATGCCATCATACAGACCCTTATGAATTCTATGAACCCCAGCAACATGCCTCCTAGCTGCTGTGCCCCGTCCAAACTCAGCCCTATCAGTATTCTCTACATCGACTCAGGAAATAATGTGGTGTATAAGCAGTATGAGGATATGGTGGTTGAGTCGTGTGGTTGTAGGTAA